A genomic stretch from Corynebacterium faecale includes:
- a CDS encoding isoprenyl transferase codes for MVSELVPPNIPAQFLPEHIALVMDGNGRWATEKGMKRTEGHRRGEAVLMDVVDACLALGVPYLSAYAFSTENWRRSTDEVRFLMGFNRDVLRRQRDELNRKGVRVRWVGRRPRLWRSVIRELEAAEELTKDNTTMTLAMCVNYGGRAEIIDAAREIARLAAQGELRPEQITEKTFPNFLDEPDMPDVDLFLRPSGEKRTSNFLLWQSAYAEMVYQDKLFPDFTPQDLFNAVEEYARRDRRFGTA; via the coding sequence ATTGTGAGCGAACTTGTACCCCCCAACATTCCCGCCCAATTCCTCCCGGAGCATATCGCCCTGGTGATGGATGGAAACGGTCGCTGGGCGACTGAAAAGGGCATGAAGCGCACCGAGGGCCACCGACGCGGCGAAGCCGTGCTCATGGATGTGGTCGATGCCTGCCTGGCACTCGGGGTGCCCTACCTCTCTGCGTATGCCTTCTCCACGGAGAACTGGCGCCGCTCCACCGATGAAGTCCGGTTCCTCATGGGCTTCAACCGCGATGTGCTGCGCCGCCAGCGTGATGAACTCAACCGGAAGGGCGTGCGCGTACGGTGGGTTGGTCGGCGTCCGCGTCTGTGGCGTTCGGTCATCCGTGAACTGGAGGCAGCTGAAGAGCTGACCAAGGACAACACCACCATGACCCTGGCCATGTGTGTGAATTACGGTGGACGCGCTGAGATCATCGATGCGGCCCGCGAGATCGCCCGTCTGGCGGCTCAGGGTGAACTCCGCCCGGAGCAGATCACGGAGAAGACCTTCCCGAACTTCCTCGATGAACCGGACATGCCGGATGTGGATCTCTTCCTGCGTCCCTCCGGTGAGAAACGGACCTCCAATTTTCTCCTCTGGCAATCGGCCTATGCGGAGATGGTGTACCAGGATAAACTCTTCCCGGATTTCACCCCGCAGGATCTCTTCAATGCTGTGGAGGAGTATGCCCGTCGCGACCGTCGTTTCGGTACCGCCTAG
- the recO gene encoding DNA repair protein RecO has translation MRRESYRDRALVVRTHDFGEADRVIVLLTRDHGIVRGVAKGVRRSKSRFGSRLQLFVELDVQLYPGRNLSTISGADTVGYYASGIIDDFKRYSAASAVLEIASHIAPMDEGPHLFDATAGILQRMQGAPHPVLLLDEFMLRSMEHAGWAPSLFDCAQCGRAGPHTAFHPGAGGAVCLYCRPQGSAEIPAEALHMMWLLARGAGDRVLAEHPELTGTIHRLTTAHLQWHLERKLPTLEVLDQV, from the coding sequence GTGCGCAGGGAAAGTTACCGGGATCGTGCCCTGGTGGTGCGTACCCATGACTTCGGGGAGGCCGACCGTGTCATCGTCCTGCTCACCCGCGACCACGGCATCGTCCGGGGCGTGGCCAAGGGCGTGCGACGCTCCAAATCCCGGTTCGGCTCCCGCCTCCAACTCTTTGTGGAACTTGATGTCCAGCTCTACCCGGGGCGCAACCTGTCCACCATCTCCGGGGCGGACACCGTCGGTTACTACGCCTCCGGCATCATCGACGATTTCAAACGCTACTCAGCAGCCTCCGCTGTCCTGGAGATAGCCTCACACATCGCCCCCATGGATGAGGGGCCACATCTTTTTGATGCCACCGCCGGGATTCTGCAACGGATGCAGGGTGCACCTCATCCGGTGCTCCTGCTTGATGAGTTCATGCTCCGCTCCATGGAGCACGCCGGCTGGGCCCCGAGTCTCTTCGACTGTGCCCAGTGCGGGCGCGCCGGCCCACACACCGCCTTCCATCCGGGGGCCGGTGGTGCGGTCTGTCTCTACTGCAGGCCACAGGGCAGTGCAGAGATTCCTGCTGAGGCCCTCCACATGATGTGGCTGCTGGCCAGGGGAGCGGGTGACCGTGTGCTGGCAGAACACCCGGAGCTCACCGGCACCATCCACCGGCTCACCACAGCTCACCTGCAGTGGCACCTGGAACGCAAACTTCCCACACTTGAGGTACTCGACCAGGTGTGA
- the era gene encoding GTPase Era, producing MSFTDIPEGFRSGFVSFVGRPNTGKSTLTNALVGEKIAITADQPETTRHPIRGLVHRDDAQIIVVDTPGLHRPRTLLGERLNESVKETYSDVDLIGLTIPAHEKIGPGDRWILDAVRTAVPKTPIVGIITKIDKASRDQVAAQLMAVHELLGGTSEVVPVSSTTGENVDTLATVIAGLLPEGPKFYPDDHITDEDTETRMSELIREAALSGLKDELPHSIAVEIDEVLPDPTRPGTLSVHAIIYVERVGQKDIIMGFKGQRMGRIIHNSRLQIIKLLGQNVYLDLRIKVLKNWQSDPKSLNRLGF from the coding sequence ATGAGTTTCACCGATATCCCGGAGGGTTTCCGTTCCGGCTTCGTCAGCTTCGTCGGCCGACCCAACACCGGCAAGTCCACCCTGACCAACGCGCTGGTGGGTGAGAAAATCGCCATCACCGCTGATCAGCCCGAAACAACCCGCCACCCGATCCGTGGTCTCGTGCACCGCGATGATGCCCAGATCATCGTGGTGGATACCCCCGGTCTGCACCGCCCCCGCACCCTGCTGGGTGAGCGACTCAATGAGTCCGTCAAGGAGACCTATTCCGATGTGGACCTCATCGGTCTGACCATCCCGGCCCATGAGAAGATCGGGCCCGGTGACCGGTGGATCCTCGATGCTGTCCGCACAGCTGTCCCGAAGACTCCGATCGTGGGCATCATCACCAAGATCGACAAGGCATCGCGTGACCAGGTTGCCGCTCAGCTGATGGCTGTCCACGAGCTTCTCGGTGGCACCAGCGAAGTGGTTCCGGTGTCCTCCACCACGGGTGAGAATGTGGATACCCTGGCCACCGTCATTGCCGGTCTGCTCCCCGAAGGCCCGAAGTTCTACCCGGATGATCACATCACCGATGAGGACACCGAGACCCGGATGTCTGAACTGATCCGTGAGGCGGCACTGTCCGGTCTGAAGGATGAGCTGCCCCACTCCATCGCCGTGGAGATCGATGAGGTCCTCCCGGATCCGACCCGCCCCGGCACCCTGTCCGTCCACGCCATCATCTATGTGGAGCGGGTCGGCCAGAAGGACATCATCATGGGATTCAAGGGCCAGCGGATGGGACGCATCATCCACAACTCCCGCCTGCAGATCATCAAACTGCTCGGCCAGAACGTCTACCTGGATCTACGCATCAAGGTGCTGAAGAACTGGCAGTCCGACCCGAAGTCACTGAACCGCCTCGGGTTCTAA
- a CDS encoding hemolysin family protein, which produces MGDTVLWLTLATVGSLLLSGLLGAIETAVSTVSRARVEQMHKDEISGSKALLHVIDNRATHINMLVMLRTLLDATAAVLAGVIAVHVVVNDAWAIIAAVAVVSLLTFAVVGVFGRTVGRKNPYTVSLRSAMVLSGVEKILGPVARLLIWVGNVIAPGPGLRNGPYATEVELREMVDIAQEHGIVEIEERRMIQSVFDLASTTVRQVMVPRPEMIWIESGKTAGQATALCVRSGHSRIPVIGENVDDILGVVYLKDLVKETYYATDGGHSVTVDQVMRPTKFVPDSRSLDTLLQEMQEEQNHIALLVDEYGGIAGLISIEDILEEIVGEIADEYDSNEVAPIENIGDRTFRVMSRLSLEDFQDHIRDELDHEIEFSDEIEDQVDTIGGLLAYELGRVPLPGATVESSGLKLTAEGERNRRGRLRMHSVVVVVSETETSED; this is translated from the coding sequence ATGGGCGACACCGTCTTATGGCTGACGCTGGCAACAGTGGGCTCCCTGCTGCTCTCCGGACTACTGGGGGCCATTGAGACGGCCGTATCCACCGTCTCCCGTGCCCGCGTCGAACAGATGCACAAGGACGAGATCAGCGGATCAAAAGCTCTGCTGCACGTCATAGACAACCGAGCCACCCACATCAACATGCTGGTGATGCTGCGCACCCTGCTGGATGCCACCGCAGCTGTGCTTGCCGGTGTGATCGCAGTCCACGTGGTGGTCAATGATGCCTGGGCGATCATCGCCGCAGTGGCAGTGGTTTCCCTGCTCACATTCGCCGTGGTGGGGGTGTTCGGTCGGACCGTTGGACGCAAGAACCCCTATACCGTCTCACTGCGTAGCGCCATGGTGCTCAGTGGAGTGGAGAAGATTCTGGGGCCGGTCGCCCGCCTGCTGATCTGGGTGGGCAATGTCATCGCCCCGGGTCCCGGTCTGCGCAACGGACCCTATGCCACAGAAGTGGAACTGCGTGAGATGGTCGACATCGCACAGGAACACGGCATCGTGGAGATCGAAGAGCGACGGATGATCCAATCCGTGTTCGACCTGGCCTCCACCACCGTGCGCCAGGTAATGGTGCCACGCCCGGAGATGATCTGGATCGAATCCGGCAAGACAGCCGGCCAGGCCACCGCACTCTGCGTACGCTCAGGCCATTCCCGCATCCCCGTCATCGGTGAAAACGTGGATGACATCCTCGGTGTGGTCTACCTCAAAGACCTGGTGAAGGAAACCTACTACGCCACGGATGGCGGACACTCCGTCACCGTGGATCAGGTCATGCGCCCCACCAAGTTCGTTCCCGATTCCCGCTCACTGGACACCCTTCTCCAGGAGATGCAGGAGGAACAGAATCACATCGCCCTCCTCGTGGATGAATACGGCGGCATCGCGGGACTGATCTCCATTGAGGACATCCTCGAAGAGATCGTCGGTGAGATCGCCGATGAATACGACAGCAATGAGGTGGCCCCGATCGAGAACATCGGTGACCGCACCTTCCGCGTCATGTCGCGGCTGTCCCTGGAGGATTTCCAGGACCATATCCGGGATGAACTGGATCATGAGATTGAATTCTCCGATGAGATCGAAGACCAGGTGGACACCATCGGCGGACTCCTCGCCTATGAACTCGGCCGCGTCCCACTGCCTGGTGCCACCGTGGAAAGCTCCGGTCTGAAGCTCACCGCCGAAGGGGAACGTAATCGCCGTGGGCGCCTGCGCATGCACTCTGTCGTGGTGGTGGTCTCGGAAACTGAAACGTCGGAGGATTAG
- the ybeY gene encoding rRNA maturation RNase YbeY: MSIEVFNESGWEGVNEEMLMDVLSFALGEMDIHPDAEASIHIVDMDTIADLHVKWLDLEGPTDVMSFPMDELTPGYSRPDGASPGPAMLGDIVLCPEFAEKQASKAGHDLPHELALLTVHGCLHLLGYDHMEPAAEREMFALQNELLADWYDDVDKRGVVYQPKPTGPGAFPTAAERMELDRKMTGEASEADTPGIEEQP; the protein is encoded by the coding sequence ATGAGCATTGAGGTATTCAACGAATCCGGATGGGAGGGCGTGAACGAGGAGATGCTCATGGATGTGCTCTCCTTCGCCCTCGGCGAGATGGACATCCACCCCGATGCGGAGGCCTCCATCCACATCGTGGACATGGACACCATCGCGGATCTGCATGTGAAGTGGCTGGACCTGGAAGGTCCAACCGATGTGATGAGCTTCCCCATGGATGAGCTGACCCCCGGCTACTCCAGGCCTGACGGTGCCAGCCCCGGCCCGGCGATGCTCGGCGATATCGTGCTGTGCCCTGAATTTGCAGAGAAGCAGGCGAGCAAGGCCGGCCATGATCTGCCCCATGAACTCGCCCTGCTCACCGTTCACGGCTGCCTCCACCTGCTGGGCTATGACCACATGGAACCCGCAGCCGAGCGGGAAATGTTCGCCCTCCAGAATGAACTGCTGGCTGACTGGTATGACGACGTGGACAAACGCGGCGTGGTCTACCAGCCCAAGCCCACCGGACCGGGTGCATTCCCCACGGCCGCGGAACGCATGGAACTGGACAGGAAAATGACGGGCGAGGCTTCCGAAGCTGATACCCCTGGCATTGAGGAACAGCCCTAG
- a CDS encoding PhoH family protein, whose protein sequence is MTSPRNTRPDVVSTVYNLQRELAPTVLGVTDDNLKVLDNQVDADFHARGNRIELTGPAHEVSRAGRILDELQAIARRGHVISTDTVKNVISMINVETPQSVSEILTGDIIARRGKIIRAKTLGQKEYVDAIDENTIVFGVGPAGSGKTYLAMAKAVQALQTKQVSRIILTRPAVEAGEKLGFLPGTLNEKIDPYLRPLHDALRDMVEPEVIPKLMEAGIVEVAPLAYMRGRTLNDAFVILDEAQNTTPAQMKMFLTRLGFGSKMVVTGDITQVDLPGGQKSGLRLVRHILRGVEDVHFSELTSEDVVRHQLVGHIVNAYDDYEELQEKRESERRRAREEREADLRAQTEREARDQEKLS, encoded by the coding sequence AAGGTCCTGGACAACCAGGTGGATGCCGATTTCCACGCGAGGGGCAACCGCATCGAGCTGACCGGCCCCGCACACGAGGTGTCCCGCGCCGGCAGGATCCTGGACGAGCTGCAGGCCATCGCCCGCCGTGGCCATGTGATCAGCACGGATACCGTGAAGAACGTGATCAGCATGATCAACGTGGAGACCCCGCAGTCCGTGTCCGAGATCCTCACCGGTGACATCATCGCCCGCCGCGGCAAGATCATCCGGGCCAAGACCCTGGGGCAGAAGGAATATGTGGATGCGATCGATGAGAACACGATCGTGTTCGGTGTCGGTCCCGCAGGTTCCGGCAAGACCTACCTCGCCATGGCCAAGGCCGTCCAGGCGCTGCAGACCAAACAGGTCAGCCGGATCATCCTCACCCGTCCCGCGGTGGAGGCCGGCGAGAAGCTCGGCTTCCTGCCCGGCACGCTGAATGAGAAGATCGATCCCTACCTGCGCCCGCTGCATGACGCGCTGCGTGACATGGTCGAACCCGAGGTGATCCCGAAGCTGATGGAAGCCGGGATCGTCGAGGTCGCACCACTCGCCTATATGCGTGGCCGCACCCTCAACGATGCCTTCGTGATCCTGGATGAAGCCCAGAACACCACCCCTGCGCAGATGAAGATGTTCCTCACCCGCCTGGGCTTCGGTTCCAAGATGGTGGTCACCGGTGACATCACCCAGGTGGACCTTCCAGGAGGCCAGAAATCAGGCCTGCGCCTGGTCCGTCACATCCTGCGCGGTGTGGAGGATGTGCACTTTTCCGAACTGACCTCGGAGGACGTGGTGCGACACCAGCTGGTCGGCCACATCGTCAACGCCTATGACGACTACGAGGAACTGCAGGAAAAGCGTGAATCAGAACGCCGTCGTGCCCGTGAGGAACGCGAGGCGGATCTGCGAGCTCAGACCGAACGTGAAGCCAGGGATCAGGAGAAACTGTCATGA